Proteins from one Mycobacterium sp. HUMS_12744610 genomic window:
- the fadD32 gene encoding long-chain-fatty-acid--AMP ligase FadD32 translates to MAYHNPFIVNGKIRFPENLNLARHVERWAKVRGDKLAYRFLDFSTEREGIARDISWSDFSKRNRAVGSRLQQVTQPGDRVAILCPQNLDYLISFFGVLYAGRIAVPLFDPSEPGHVGRLHAVLDDCTPSTVLTTSDSAEGVRKFFRNRPAKDRPRVIAVDAVPDEVGVTWEQPTGGADDIAYLQYTSGSTRTPTGVQITHLNLPTNVVQVLDALSMGGEEGDRGVSWLPFFHDMGLITVLLSPVFGHNMTFMTPAAFVRRPGRWIRAMARQDENDNGSVISVAPNFAFEHAALRGAPKDGEPPLDLRNVRGILNGSEPVSPASMRRFYEAFQPYGLRETAIKPSYGLAEATLFVSTTPMNEAPLVIHVDRDALNEHRFVEVAADAPNAVAQVSAGVIGVDEWAVIVDADSATELPDGHIGEIWLHGNNMGVGYWGKEEETTETFKNILKSRTSPSHAEGAADDGMWVRTGDYGTYYKGNLYITGRIKDLVIIDGRNHYPQDLEYSAQEANKALRTGYVAAFSVPANQLPREVFDNPHTGLSYDPEDTSEQLVIVAERAAGAHKLDYQPIADDIRAAIAVRHGVTVRDLLLVQAGLIPRTSSGKIGRRACRTAYLDGSLRSGVGSPTAFATESS, encoded by the coding sequence ATGGCGTACCACAACCCGTTCATCGTGAACGGGAAGATCAGATTTCCCGAGAACCTCAATCTGGCCCGGCACGTGGAGCGCTGGGCAAAGGTTCGCGGGGACAAACTGGCCTATCGGTTCCTCGACTTCTCCACCGAGCGTGAGGGCATCGCCCGCGACATCTCCTGGTCCGACTTTTCCAAGCGCAACCGGGCCGTGGGGTCCCGACTGCAGCAGGTCACCCAGCCCGGCGACCGCGTCGCGATCCTGTGCCCGCAGAACCTGGACTATCTGATCTCGTTCTTCGGCGTGCTGTACGCCGGCCGGATCGCGGTGCCGCTGTTCGACCCCAGCGAGCCGGGCCACGTCGGGCGGCTGCACGCCGTGCTCGACGACTGCACGCCCTCGACGGTCCTGACCACCAGCGACTCCGCCGAGGGCGTCCGCAAATTCTTCCGCAACCGCCCGGCCAAGGACCGGCCCCGCGTCATCGCCGTCGACGCGGTGCCCGACGAGGTCGGCGTCACCTGGGAGCAGCCGACGGGCGGGGCAGACGACATCGCCTACCTGCAGTACACGTCGGGCTCGACCCGCACGCCCACGGGGGTGCAGATCACCCACCTGAACCTGCCCACGAACGTGGTGCAGGTGCTCGACGCCCTCTCCATGGGTGGCGAGGAGGGCGACCGCGGCGTCAGCTGGCTGCCGTTCTTCCACGACATGGGCCTGATCACGGTGCTGTTGTCGCCGGTGTTCGGCCACAACATGACGTTCATGACGCCGGCCGCGTTCGTGCGCCGGCCCGGCCGCTGGATCCGGGCCATGGCGCGCCAGGACGAGAACGACAACGGGTCGGTCATCTCGGTGGCGCCGAACTTCGCGTTCGAGCACGCCGCGCTGCGCGGTGCGCCCAAGGACGGCGAGCCGCCGCTGGACCTGAGGAACGTCCGGGGGATCCTCAACGGCAGCGAGCCGGTGTCACCGGCATCGATGCGCCGGTTCTACGAGGCGTTCCAGCCCTACGGCCTGCGCGAGACGGCGATCAAGCCGTCCTACGGCCTGGCCGAGGCGACGCTGTTCGTCTCCACCACGCCGATGAACGAGGCGCCGCTGGTCATCCACGTCGACCGGGACGCGCTGAACGAGCACCGCTTCGTCGAGGTCGCCGCCGACGCGCCCAACGCCGTCGCGCAGGTGTCCGCGGGCGTGATCGGTGTCGACGAATGGGCCGTCATCGTCGACGCCGACTCGGCCACCGAGCTGCCGGACGGGCACATCGGGGAGATCTGGCTGCACGGCAACAACATGGGCGTCGGCTACTGGGGCAAGGAGGAGGAGACCACCGAGACGTTCAAGAACATCCTCAAGTCGCGTACCAGCCCGTCGCACGCGGAGGGCGCCGCCGACGACGGTATGTGGGTCCGCACCGGCGACTACGGCACCTACTACAAGGGCAACCTCTACATCACCGGCCGGATCAAGGACCTGGTCATCATCGACGGCCGCAACCACTACCCGCAGGACCTGGAGTACTCGGCCCAGGAGGCCAACAAGGCGCTGCGCACCGGGTACGTCGCCGCCTTCTCGGTGCCGGCCAACCAGCTGCCCCGGGAGGTGTTCGACAACCCGCACACCGGCCTGAGCTACGACCCGGAGGACACCTCCGAGCAGCTGGTCATCGTCGCCGAGCGCGCCGCGGGGGCGCACAAGCTCGACTACCAGCCGATCGCCGACGACATCCGGGCGGCGATCGCCGTCCGGCACGGCGTGACCGTTCGCGACCTGTTGCTGGTGCAGGCCGGGCTGATCCCGCGCACCTCCAGCGGCAAGATCGGCCGACGTGCCTGCCGGACCGCCTATCTCGACGGCAGCCTGCGCAGCGGCGTCGGTTCTCCCACCGCCTTTGCCACCGAATCAAGCTGA
- the aftB gene encoding terminal beta-(1->2)-arabinofuranosyltransferase has translation MRRRPPVRRVFRTTFPYDTVVRASLWTSVAVVCALFAWGAWQRRWIADDGLIVLRTVRNLLAGNGPVFNEGERVEANTSTAWTYLLYVGSWVGGPLRMEYVALAFALGLSVLGVALLMLGTGRLYAPSLRGRKAVILPAGALVYIALPPARDFATSGLESGLTLAYLGLLWWMMVRWGQSVRNRPESPFFVGALAFVAGFSVLVRPELALMGLLALTMMLIAARTWARRGLIVAAGGLLPVAYQVFRMGYYGLLVPGTALAKDAAGDKWSQGMTYLANFDAPYAVWVPVVLLVPLGILLAAARRRPSFLRPMLAPRYGRLARAVQSPPAVVAFVLVSGSLQALYWIRQGGDFMHGRVLLAPLACLLAPVSVIPLPIPDGQDYSRETGYWVAGAAGALWLGVAGWSLWAANSPGMGDDATRVTFSGIVDERRFYAQATGHAHPTTAADYLDYPRMAAVLSALDNTPDGALLLPSGNYIQWDTVPMARPAPGGPADGAAPQKPQHAVFFTNLGMVGMNVGLDVRVLDQIGLANPLAQHTQRLQHGRIGHDKNLFPDWVIADGPWVKVYPGIPGYLDQQWVAEAEAALRCPETQSVLGSIRAPMTLHRFASNVVHSFEFTRYQIDRVPRYELARCGLPVPEETPPPPRE, from the coding sequence ATGCGCCGGCGGCCGCCCGTCCGGCGGGTCTTCCGCACGACGTTCCCGTACGACACCGTGGTGCGGGCCAGCCTGTGGACCAGCGTGGCGGTGGTCTGCGCCCTGTTCGCGTGGGGGGCCTGGCAGCGGCGCTGGATCGCCGACGACGGGCTGATCGTGCTGCGCACCGTGCGCAACCTGCTGGCCGGCAACGGGCCGGTGTTCAACGAGGGCGAACGGGTGGAGGCCAATACCTCCACGGCGTGGACCTACCTGTTGTATGTGGGCAGCTGGGTCGGCGGGCCGCTGCGCATGGAGTACGTCGCGCTGGCGTTCGCGCTCGGGCTGTCGGTGCTGGGCGTGGCCCTGCTGATGCTGGGCACCGGCCGGTTGTACGCGCCCAGCCTGCGGGGCCGAAAGGCCGTGATCCTGCCCGCCGGGGCGCTTGTCTACATCGCGCTGCCCCCGGCGCGCGACTTCGCCACCTCGGGTCTCGAGAGCGGGCTGACGCTGGCCTACCTGGGCTTGCTGTGGTGGATGATGGTGCGCTGGGGCCAGTCGGTGCGCAACCGTCCGGAATCCCCGTTCTTCGTCGGTGCGCTGGCCTTCGTCGCCGGGTTCAGCGTCCTGGTCCGGCCCGAGCTGGCGTTGATGGGGCTGCTGGCGCTGACGATGATGCTGATCGCGGCCCGAACCTGGGCCCGGCGCGGCCTGATCGTGGCGGCCGGGGGGCTGCTGCCGGTCGCCTACCAGGTCTTCCGGATGGGTTACTACGGCCTGCTGGTGCCTGGCACCGCGCTGGCCAAGGACGCGGCCGGCGACAAGTGGTCCCAGGGCATGACCTACCTGGCCAACTTCGACGCGCCGTATGCGGTGTGGGTGCCGGTGGTCCTGCTGGTGCCGCTGGGCATCCTGCTGGCGGCGGCACGTCGCCGGCCGTCGTTTCTTCGCCCGATGCTGGCGCCCCGCTACGGACGGCTGGCTCGCGCCGTGCAGAGCCCGCCCGCGGTGGTTGCCTTCGTGCTGGTCAGCGGCTCGTTGCAGGCGCTGTACTGGATCCGGCAGGGTGGTGACTTCATGCACGGGCGGGTGCTGCTGGCGCCGCTGGCCTGCCTGCTCGCTCCCGTCTCGGTGATCCCGCTGCCGATCCCCGACGGGCAGGACTACTCGCGCGAGACGGGCTACTGGGTGGCCGGTGCGGCCGGCGCGCTCTGGCTGGGGGTGGCCGGCTGGTCGCTGTGGGCGGCGAACTCGCCCGGGATGGGCGACGACGCCACCCGGGTCACCTTCTCCGGCATCGTCGACGAGCGCCGCTTCTACGCGCAGGCCACCGGCCACGCCCACCCGACGACCGCCGCCGATTACCTGGACTACCCGCGGATGGCCGCGGTGCTCTCGGCGCTCGACAACACCCCGGACGGGGCGTTGCTGCTGCCGTCCGGTAACTACATCCAGTGGGACACCGTGCCGATGGCCCGGCCGGCTCCGGGAGGGCCCGCCGATGGCGCGGCCCCGCAAAAACCGCAGCACGCCGTGTTCTTCACCAACCTCGGCATGGTCGGCATGAACGTCGGGCTCGACGTGAGGGTGCTCGACCAGATCGGTCTGGCAAACCCGCTCGCCCAGCACACACAGCGGCTGCAGCACGGTCGCATCGGCCACGACAAGAACCTCTTCCCGGACTGGGTGATCGCCGACGGCCCCTGGGTGAAGGTCTATCCCGGGATCCCGGGCTACCTCGACCAGCAGTGGGTGGCCGAGGCCGAGGCGGCCCTGCGCTGCCCCGAGACCCAGTCGGTGCTGGGGTCGATACGCGCCCCGATGACGCTGCACCGCTTCGCCTCCAACGTTGTGCACTCCTTCGAGTTCACCCGCTACCAGATCGATCGGGTGCCGCGCTACGAGCTCGCCCGCTGCGGGCTCCCGGTGCCCGAGGAGACACCGCCACCGCCGCGCGAGTGA
- the ag85A gene encoding diacylglycerol acyltransferase/mycolyltransferase Ag85A encodes MTLVDRLRGAVAGMPRRLVVGAVGAALLSSVVGAVGTSATAGAFSRPGLPVEYLEVPSAGMGRDIKVQFQSGGNGSPALYLLDGMRAQDDYNGWDINTQAFEWYYQSGISTVMPVGGQSSFYSDWYKPACGKAGCTTYKWETFLTSELPQWLNANRSVKPTGSAAVGLSMAGSSALILAAYHPQQFVYAGSLSALLDPSQGMGPSLIGLAMGDAGGYKAADMWGPKDDPAWARNDPTLQVGKLVANNTRIWVYCGNGKPSDLGGDNLPAKFLEGFVRTSNLKFQDAYNAAGGHNAVFNFDDNGTHDWPYWGAQLQAMKPDLQSTLGATPGAGPAATTAGTANSAGNTGAGH; translated from the coding sequence ATGACGCTTGTCGACAGGTTGCGCGGCGCCGTGGCTGGTATGCCACGTCGGCTCGTGGTGGGGGCCGTTGGCGCGGCGCTGCTCTCGAGTGTGGTCGGAGCCGTGGGGACCTCGGCGACCGCCGGGGCATTCTCGCGCCCGGGGCTGCCGGTGGAGTACCTCGAGGTCCCGTCCGCGGGCATGGGTCGCGACATCAAGGTCCAGTTCCAGAGCGGCGGAAACGGTTCGCCGGCGCTGTACCTGCTCGACGGCATGCGTGCGCAGGACGACTACAACGGCTGGGACATCAACACCCAGGCGTTCGAGTGGTACTACCAGTCGGGCATCTCGACGGTCATGCCCGTCGGCGGTCAGTCCAGCTTCTACTCCGACTGGTACAAGCCCGCCTGCGGCAAGGCCGGCTGCACCACCTACAAGTGGGAGACCTTCCTGACCAGCGAACTGCCGCAGTGGCTGAACGCCAACCGCAGCGTCAAGCCCACGGGCAGCGCCGCGGTGGGTCTCTCGATGGCCGGTTCGTCGGCGCTGATCCTGGCCGCCTACCACCCGCAGCAATTCGTCTACGCCGGCTCGCTGTCGGCGCTGCTGGACCCGTCGCAGGGCATGGGCCCGTCGCTGATCGGCCTGGCCATGGGCGATGCCGGCGGCTACAAGGCGGCGGACATGTGGGGCCCCAAGGATGACCCCGCCTGGGCGCGCAACGACCCGACGCTGCAGGTCGGCAAGCTGGTCGCCAACAACACCCGCATCTGGGTGTACTGCGGTAACGGCAAGCCGTCGGACCTCGGTGGCGACAACCTGCCCGCGAAGTTCCTGGAGGGCTTCGTGCGCACCAGCAACCTGAAGTTCCAGGACGCCTACAACGCCGCCGGCGGGCACAACGCGGTGTTCAACTTCGACGACAACGGCACGCACGACTGGCCGTACTGGGGCGCGCAGCTGCAGGCCATGAAGCCTGACCTGCAGTCGACGCTGGGCGCGACGCCCGGCGCCGGCCCGGCCGCCACGACCGCGGGCACCGCTAACAGCGCCGGCAACACCGGCGCCGGTCACTGA
- a CDS encoding esterase family protein, whose translation MRVVRGLLRLVCVAALAVGLSGVVAVGGSPGKAGAAGYESLMVPSAAMGRDIPVAFLKGGPHAVYLLDAFDAGPDVSNWVTAGNAMNTLAGKGISVVAPAGGAYSMYTNWEQDGSKQWDTFLSSELPDWLAANRGLAPGGHAAVGAAQGGYGAMALAAFHPDRFGFAGSLSGFVYPSSTNYNGAILAGLQQFGGVDGNGMWGAPQLGRWKWHDPTVHSALLAQNNTRVWVYSPTNDGASDPAAVIGQAAVAMGGSREFYQMYRSNGGHNGHFDFPGGGDNGWGSWSGQLGAMSGDIVGAIR comes from the coding sequence ATGAGGGTCGTACGGGGTCTGCTGCGGCTGGTGTGCGTCGCCGCGCTGGCTGTGGGACTGAGCGGTGTGGTGGCGGTGGGCGGCTCGCCCGGAAAGGCCGGCGCCGCCGGCTACGAGAGCCTGATGGTTCCTTCGGCGGCGATGGGCCGCGACATCCCGGTGGCCTTCCTCAAAGGCGGCCCGCACGCGGTCTACCTGCTCGATGCCTTCGACGCCGGGCCGGACGTCAGCAACTGGGTCACCGCAGGCAACGCGATGAACACGCTGGCCGGCAAGGGCATCTCGGTGGTCGCGCCGGCCGGCGGCGCCTACAGCATGTACACCAACTGGGAACAGGACGGCAGCAAGCAGTGGGACACGTTCCTGTCCAGCGAGCTGCCGGATTGGCTGGCCGCCAACCGGGGGCTGGCGCCCGGCGGTCATGCCGCCGTGGGCGCCGCGCAGGGCGGCTACGGCGCGATGGCGCTGGCCGCCTTCCACCCCGACCGCTTCGGCTTCGCCGGCTCGCTGTCGGGCTTCGTGTACCCGTCGAGCACCAACTACAACGGTGCGATCCTGGCGGGCCTGCAGCAATTCGGCGGCGTCGACGGCAACGGGATGTGGGGCGCCCCGCAGCTGGGCCGCTGGAAGTGGCACGACCCGACGGTGCATTCGGCACTGCTGGCGCAGAACAACACCCGGGTGTGGGTGTACAGCCCGACCAATGACGGGGCCAGCGATCCCGCGGCGGTGATCGGCCAGGCGGCCGTGGCGATGGGCGGCTCCCGCGAGTTCTACCAGATGTACCGCAGCAACGGCGGGCACAACGGGCACTTCGACTTCCCCGGCGGCGGCGACAACGGCTGGGGCTCGTGGTCGGGCCAACTCGGGGCGATGTCGGGCGACATCGTCGGCGCCATTCGCTGA
- a CDS encoding cutinase family protein — MATNARRKRHRMLAWAAALSVAGVVLLVLVAVVVLLRSSQSPPTAVPPGVLPPASTTTHPHKPRPASQAASCPDVDLIAIPGTWESSPDDDPLNPTQFPNALLLKVTGPLRQQFPPSRLETYTVPYTAQFNNPLSGDTQMSYNASRAEGTRATIKAMTDMNAKCPLTSYVLIGFSQGAVIGGDIASDIGNGRGPVDDDLVLGVTLIADGRRQPGVGNDVGPNPPGEGAEVTLHEVPVLSGLGLTMTGARPGGFGALNDRTNEICAPGDLICAAPDEAFSLTNLPNTLNTLAGGAAGPVHALYATPQFWSLDGEPATEWTLNWARGLIQNAPHPKHG, encoded by the coding sequence ATGGCAACCAACGCGCGGCGCAAGCGCCACCGGATGCTCGCCTGGGCCGCCGCCCTGTCGGTGGCGGGCGTGGTGTTGCTGGTGCTGGTGGCGGTGGTGGTCCTGCTGCGCAGCTCGCAGTCGCCGCCGACCGCGGTGCCGCCCGGGGTGCTGCCGCCGGCCTCGACGACGACGCACCCCCACAAGCCCCGCCCGGCCAGCCAGGCCGCCTCGTGCCCCGACGTGGACCTGATCGCGATTCCCGGCACCTGGGAGTCTTCCCCGGATGACGATCCGCTCAACCCCACGCAGTTCCCGAACGCGTTGCTGCTCAAGGTGACCGGGCCGTTGCGTCAGCAGTTCCCGCCCTCGCGGCTGGAGACCTACACCGTCCCCTACACCGCGCAGTTCAACAACCCGCTGAGCGGCGACACGCAGATGTCGTACAACGCCAGCCGGGCCGAGGGCACCCGCGCGACGATCAAGGCGATGACCGACATGAACGCCAAGTGCCCGTTGACCAGCTACGTGCTGATCGGCTTCTCGCAGGGCGCGGTGATCGGCGGCGACATCGCCAGCGACATCGGCAACGGCCGCGGCCCGGTCGACGACGACCTGGTGCTGGGCGTGACGCTGATCGCCGACGGGCGCCGCCAGCCGGGGGTGGGCAACGACGTCGGGCCCAACCCGCCGGGGGAGGGTGCAGAGGTCACCCTGCACGAGGTGCCGGTGCTGTCCGGGCTCGGTCTGACCATGACCGGTGCGCGGCCGGGCGGTTTCGGGGCGCTCAACGACAGGACCAACGAGATCTGCGCCCCGGGCGATCTCATCTGCGCCGCCCCGGACGAGGCCTTCAGCCTCACCAACCTGCCCAACACGCTGAACACGCTGGCCGGCGGCGCCGCGGGACCGGTGCACGCCCTGTACGCCACCCCGCAGTTCTGGAGCCTGGACGGGGAGCCGGCGACCGAGTGGACGCTCAACTGGGCGCGGGGCCTGATCCAGAACGCGCCGCATCCCAAACACGGGTGA